One Ferroacidibacillus organovorans genomic window, AACCTCAGTGCACGACGTGGCGGGCGTAATACTGGCTTCCGCGAATGTTCGCATGCTGCAGCGGCGTCACCTCCTCCGCTTCGATCGTCAGTGGAATTCGATCCAACCCCTTATCCAGAATGGAGCGAACACTGCGATACGTCGGAGCATGCAGGTTTAACGCTCGCTCGACCGCTGCCTCCAATCGATCCGTTGGATAACGCTTGCTCAGGCTCAAAAGTCCGAGACAGGAACGGTATCCCATCTCGGGATGCGGCTTGGCGTCAAGGATTCGCTCGACGAGCATGCCCGTATTCGGGCCAAGGGATCGACCCCATGCGATGAGCCGGTCCGGTGTCCATTCGAGGTGTTTTTGGTGGGCTTTTGGCAGATGTTCGATCGTCGTTTTTCGCTCACCAGGAACCCGACTACGCGAGTGTCGCGCCACCTCAACGTGCTTGTGAAAGACCGTGACGATCCGTTCGGTGATCCGCACGTCCACCTCTTGACGGACCAGGCGATGCGGTACACTGTAGAAGGAGCGTTTGTATTCGATGTGGCAGTCGGTGTAAACGCGGGCGCGGTGCCAAAGAGCGAATTCATACGGTTCTTTCGGCAACGCTTTGAGGGCACGTTGATCTGTGATGGCAAACAGGGATCGACGCGTGCCCTCAAGTTTTTGAAAGGGATGATCATTGAGCCGTTCCAGTAATTCATGCACAGCGGTATTCGCCTCAGCGATGGAAAAAAAGGTGCGGTTTCGTAAAACGGCCAAAATCCAACGCTCAGCAATCTGGACTGCGACTTCTACTTTTGCCTTATCCTTGGGTTTTCGAGGTCTCGTAGGAAGGATGGCCGCCCCATAGTGATTCGCCATTTCTTGGTACGTCTGATTCAAAAGAGACTCATAACGATTCGCTTCTGTGACGGCCGCTTTAAGATTGTCAGGAACCAACAGCGCCGGGACACCGCCGAAAAAGGCAAATGCCCGCACATGCCCGCCCACAAAGGATGCCAAATCCTGCGCGGGATGCACTTCAGCAAACGTGAAGTTGCTCGCGCCTAACACCGCGACAAAGAGATGCCCTGGCTTGATTTCTCCCGTCTCAGGATCGACGATTTCGAGCGTCAGCCCGGCGTAGTCCACAAAGCATTTCTCACCGGCGATATGCGTTTGCCGTAATGAGCGATCGGTTGTTTTTGCCCATTGACGATACCGTACGCAAAATTGGCTGTATTGATAGCCTTTAGGATACTGCTCCCTGTACTCGGCCCACAGCAATTGGAGCGTGACGCCCTTGCGTCGCAACTCTTTGTGCACGTAGAGGTAATCCGGCTCTGGCTTGTCGGATGGGCGACCGATGGGCTTGACATAGAGAGCCGCTTCAAGTGCCTGCGCGTCAAGTGAATCGGGCAGCGGCCAGGATAAGCCCGAGAACTGAAACCGCTCCAAGATGTCTTTTAC contains:
- the istA gene encoding IS21 family transposase; the protein is MHHIRNILRLSFEAHLSNRAIASSIGVSHSTVKDILERFQFSGLSWPLPDSLDAQALEAALYVKPIGRPSDKPEPDYLYVHKELRRKGVTLQLLWAEYREQYPKGYQYSQFCVRYRQWAKTTDRSLRQTHIAGEKCFVDYAGLTLEIVDPETGEIKPGHLFVAVLGASNFTFAEVHPAQDLASFVGGHVRAFAFFGGVPALLVPDNLKAAVTEANRYESLLNQTYQEMANHYGAAILPTRPRKPKDKAKVEVAVQIAERWILAVLRNRTFFSIAEANTAVHELLERLNDHPFQKLEGTRRSLFAITDQRALKALPKEPYEFALWHRARVYTDCHIEYKRSFYSVPHRLVRQEVDVRITERIVTVFHKHVEVARHSRSRVPGERKTTIEHLPKAHQKHLEWTPDRLIAWGRSLGPNTGMLVERILDAKPHPEMGYRSCLGLLSLSKRYPTDRLEAAVERALNLHAPTYRSVRSILDKGLDRIPLTIEAEEVTPLQHANIRGSQYYARHVVH